A single Macrobrachium nipponense isolate FS-2020 chromosome 5, ASM1510439v2, whole genome shotgun sequence DNA region contains:
- the LOC135215144 gene encoding uncharacterized protein LOC135215144 → MDDDPVLQPDDHHLLRFYAAINRVVQPAMHRVFILLRPDNGKSVKELLFDISEFSQFNKPERQKLDEGKPSSEFDISLLYKLLQRVCGLADANHSKWSDAGSLENSLRRLKDYRNTLAHEQISLTSDELREKIRDMEGLCQNILEAAGQQRSLPVAADLERMHDGMEEAISGEIDLWEPYKTALAKLRSEHTTVLIREGRKDIHAIGKNLMILNPFVWMIDSKYANFNVESVYTENGIKGMGNVDIQHLLVSAVPEHQPDALPDVIVISATPGMGKTSSFRFLVQDWLSSNPTTLGMENIDLIVPVVLRHVSSNNIKDLVKDELLHNVAKHLQPDDIISALKNVSLLWMLDGYDEASTETRKVVKEIVQKFPGSRIMITTREEFKNEIETEVASVGRSYSSVTLAGFSVENIQEYAEKIIYASVQNPQKRSDILKEFMAFTENEYSLDILRVPLFAAITIVLWLDSPENASHIKTTSSLFTLLVDHMIQRLVIRESYRKLNQTISSLKQKLSSFFDSIGFVLWQNYDHFILHHYEVDYLLEKCSELGLPFKDSMSAFFVYAEKATPLGIVEEYTIIHRELMEFLGARAFANKMIHEGWDVMDTAKYFLQRKRELLLKHDPLHNSLGGLYYDIDNLSMELPCDKYETFCNERFVMPVYVFIRKYDNCCYMCYKSIEEEKVSEDYYLHTDNFVTTLKSTNFWCHVKDKLFGRWFAYVLGYLSLRRHLNEERCEQFAFIFSSSRGPFLNISYILLGLNEAGDDLFVKKLCNYVNRKMWAFRDSRWFSQTQTVKILQYIQPKSVFLHLCKELDYSNRIDSTKFLLDYIETFVEYNCEIHLDLQYFFHNADPNLELTMTSLERLLRGTSRCRLVTFRGVVDDSTLVLLKRSTYLRELSLMYIGEDLRHMAELVKTLPELNVFRLAMDFRCCSGEELPVLIRDEEVAVRELCVILTDVFNYDLSVLPRPSRDYFQIRFM, encoded by the coding sequence ATGGACGACGACCCAGTCCTTCAGCCTGATGACCATCATTTGCTCAGGTTCTACGCAGCCATAAACAGAGTTGTGCAGCCAGCAATGCACCGCGTCTTCATTTTGCTCAGACCTGACAATGGGAAATCTGTCAAGGAACTTCTGTTTGATATCAGTGAATTCTCGCAGTTCAATAAGCCAGAAAGACAAAAACTAGATGAAGGGAAACCCAGTAGTGAATTTGATATATCACTCCTGTACAAGCTACTCCAGAGGGTTTGTGGCTTAGCAGACGCCAATCATTCCAAGTGGAGTGATGCCGGGTCACTTGAGAATTCTCTCAGAAGACTGAAAGATTACAGGAACACTTTAGCCCACGAGCAGATTTCTCTCACCTCTGATGAACTCCGAGAAAAGATCAGAGATATGGAAGGGTTGTGTCAAAATATTCTCGAGGCAGCTGGTCAACAAAGGAGTTTACCTGTTGCTGCAGACTTAGAAAGAATGCACGATGGGATGGAAGAGGCAATATCAGGAGAAATAGATCTATGGGAACCTTATAAGACTGCTTTGGCCAAATTAAGAAGTGAACACACCACAGTCCTGATCAGGGAAGGAAGAAAAGATATTCATGCAATTGGAAAGAATTTAATGATCCTAAATCCATTCGTTTGGATGATTGATTCTAAATATGCCAACTTCAATGTGGAGAGTGTGTATACAGAGAATGGGATAAAAGGCATGGGCAATGTCGATATACAACATCTGTTAGTTTCTGCTGTACCTGAACATCAACCAGATGCATTACCTGACGTCATTGTAATATCTGCTACTCCCGGAATGGGCAAAACGAGTTCGTTTCGCTTTCTAGTCCAAGATTGGCTCTCCTCTAATCCAACCACGCTTGGAATGGAAAACATCGATCTCATAGTGCCCGTCGTATTGCGACATGTGAGCAGCAATAATATCAAAGATTTGGTTAAGGATGAACTTCTGCACAATGTTGCAAAACATCTGCAACCAGATGACATCATCTCAGCTCTGAAGAATGTTTCCTTGCTTTGGATGTTGGATGGGTATGACGAAGCAAGCACAGAAACCAGAAAAGTGGTCAAGGAAATCGTTCAGAAGTTTCCAGGTTCCAGAATAATGATTACAACTAGAGAAGAATTCAAGAATGAAATTGAAACTGAGGTAGCTTCAGTAGGTCGCTCTTACTCAAGTGTTACTCTTGCTGGGTTTTCTGTTGAAAACATACAAGAATAcgctgaaaaaataatttatgcttCTGTTCAAAATCCACAAAAAAGAAGCGATATACTGAAAGAGTTCATGGCATTCACTGAAAATGAGTACAGTCTGGATATCCTACGTGTTCCTCTATTTGCAGCTATCACAATTGTACTGTGGCTCGACTCCCCTGAGAATGCTTCCCACATAAAAACAACTTCCTCTCTATTCACTCTGCTTGTTGATCACATGATTCAGAGACTCGTAATACGAGAATCATACAGAAAGCTGAATCAGACCATATCTTCCTTAAAACAGAAACTCAGTAGTTTTTTTGACAGCATTGGCTTTGTTCTTTGGCAGAACTATGATCACTTCATTCTTCACCATTATGAAGTAGACTATTTGCTAGAGAAATGTTCAGAGCTTGGGCTTCCATTTAAGGATTCCATGTCAGCTTTCTTTGTTTATGCTGAAAAGGCTACACCTCTGGGCATCGTAGAAGAATACACAATCATCCATCGTGAATTGATGGAGTTCTTGGGAGCGAGAGCATTTGCCAACAAAATGATCCATGAGGGATGGGATGTGATGGACACTGCTAAATATTTCCtccaaagaaagagagaattattACTGAAGCATGACCCTTTACATAATAGTCTGGGTGGTTTGTACTATGACATAGACAATTTGTCCATGGAGTTGCCTTGTGATAAATACGAGACCTTCTGTAACGAACGCTTTGTGATGCCAGTATATGTTTTTATCAGAAAATATGACAATTGTTGTTATATGTGTTACAAATccatagaagaagaaaaagtaagtgAGGATTATTATTTACATACCGACAATTTTGTTACAACACTTAAATCAACAAATTTCTGGTGCCATGTAAAAGACAAATTGTTTGGGCGGTGGTTCGCGTATGTTTTGGGATACCTGAGTCTCCGTCGACACTTGAATGAAGAAAGGTGTGAACAGTTTGCCTTTATTTTTAGTTCATCTAGAGGTCCATTTCTAAACATATCGTACATCTTATTAGGACTGAATGAAGCTGGAGAtgatttatttgtgaaaaaaCTATGCAATTACGTTAATCGTAAAATGTGGGCATTCAGAGATAGTCGTTGGTTTTCACAAACACAAACAGTAAAGATTCTGCAGTACATACAGCCGAAGTCAGTCTTTCTTCATCTTTGTAAAGAactagattattctaacagaattGATTCAACAAAGTTCCTACTTGATTACATTGAAACATTTGTTGAATACAACTGTGAAATTCACCTTGACCTGCAATACTTCTTCCACAATGCTGACCCAAATTTAGAGCTGACAATGACTTCTCTGGAACGGTTGCTCAGAGGCACTTCCCGTTGCCGACTTGTTACATTCAGAGGTGTTGTCGACGACAGTACTCTGGTACTCCTAAAGAGATCTACTTACCTGAGGGAGTTATCTCTGATGTACATTGGGGAAGACCTTCGCCATATGGCTGAATTAGTGAAGACGTTGCCTGAACTGAATGTTTTCCGATTAGCTATGGATTTTCGCTGTTGTTCTGGCGAGGAGCTGCCCGTTCTCATTCGAGATGAGGAGGTGGCAGTTCGCGAGCTTTGCGTCATTCTTACTGACGTTTTCAACTACGATCTGAGCGTGTTGCCACGGCCCTCAAGAGATTACTTCCAAATCCGTTTCATGTGA